A DNA window from Engystomops pustulosus chromosome 10, aEngPut4.maternal, whole genome shotgun sequence contains the following coding sequences:
- the EFCAB12 gene encoding EF-hand calcium-binding domain-containing protein 12 isoform X1: MAKEVSFQDLTTDNGAIRWKQRDLSQTHFFKVASRTFGPPKSRTRRIIAPPMEKLETEELKEETPASSGNVIMSPGDWMTRNGEGHDTKRSVTDWISERKNLRTQLDNMGDVGRWLQGKPELTDLERRVRDKMAERQIVRHMTRENSQDVDEGCRVSKSAQPRVITPDIQQPSPQALAILDYYLHQRRLRLVDLYNQTNKSKKKEISSKDLKSVRKETRIPISDGQFDDLVVSLGSKHPNHINYKELSVGRHLWWKKTRDERRKGVSVDPVVVKSFSPPGEVQPEPSVSGSPDSRMDSIWRSRHISSVQSDSSKSQFLQVPPISLDEMRPLSYEDMEEIGKNYREQRRRAQSNTRLLEWLEQCRLVRTGNGAVDGHALPSTLGEEAAELVEQFRRQGLQQYHKILKLCKASGVPLTETLLEQALLYPGDKLICESEEHLQLRQPGTALSSKENVKGESRGETSSMEKTRMDKTLKNPSEMCSSSGPYPPEKYVRRVKRKVRGKKSNRTDTLACWTTYEQFQEMSRNLGHRFPHCFYTCDDDAFWPGRLLEKLRVYLPHVTNASGS, translated from the exons ATGGCCAAAGAGGTTTCCTTCCAAGATCTGACGACAGACAACGGGGCCATAAGGTGGAAGCAGCGAGACTTGTCCCAGACTCATTTTTTCAAGGTGGCCTCCAGGACGTTTGGTCCTCCGAAGTCAAGGACACGACGAATCATTGCTCCCCCCATGGAAAAACTTGAGACAGAAGAATTGAAGGAGGAGACGCCAGCATCCTCTGGGAACGTCATCATGTCACCAGGGGATTGGATGACACGCAACGGAGAGGGACATGACACCAAGAGGAGCGTCACAGACTGGATATCAGAGAGGAAGAACCTGAGGACCCAGCTGGAcaatatgggggatgtggggaggTGGCTACAAGGAAAACCAGAACTGACTGATCTAGAGAGACGCGTCCGGGACAAGATGGCAGAGAGACAGATCGTGagacacatgaccagggagaatAGTCAGGATGTG GATGAAGGCTGTAGAGTGTCAAAGAGCGCACAGCCCCGTGTCATCACCCCTGACATCCAGCAACCCAGCCCCCAAGCCCTGGCCATACTGGACTATTACCTGCACCAACGCCGACTGCGCCTCGTAGACCTATATAACCAGACAAACAAAAGCAAGAAGAAGGAAATATCCAGTAAAGATCTGAAGTCTGTGAGAAAAGAG ACTCGGATCCCtatcagtgatggtcagtttGATGATCTGGTTGTGTCACTCGGCAGCAAACATCCCAATCACATTAATTACAAGGAGCTGTCAGTGGGGCGACATTTATGGTGGAAGAAAACGAGAGACGAGCGAAGGAAAGGAGTGTCGGTGGACCCGG TGGTTGTAaaatccttctctcctcctggtgaggtGCAGCCTGAGCCGTCAGTTTCCGGATCTCCTGATAGCAGAATGGATTCCATATGGAGATCCCGTCACATCAGCAGCGTACAAAGTGACAGCAGCAAATCACAGTTCTTACAGGTGCCCCCGATTAGCCTGGACGAGATGAGACCCCTCAGCTACGAGGACATGGAAGAGATTGGAAAGAATTATAGGGAACAGAGGCGAAGGGCACAG AGCAACACCCGTCTATTGGAGTGGCTGGAGCAGTGCCGCCTGGTGCGCACCGGTAATGGCGCCGTAGACGGCCACGCTCTGCCCTCTACACTGGGCGAGGAGGCAGCCGAGCTGGTGGAGCAGTTTAGAAGACAGGGCCTGCAGCAGTACCACAAGATCCTCAAACTGTGCAAGGCTTCTGGGGTGCCCCTCACCGAAACGCTGCTGGAACAAG CTTTATTATATCCCGGGGATAAGCTGATTTGTGAATCCGAGGAACATCTTCAGCTCCGGCAGCCGGGGACCGCGCTCTCATCCAAGGAGAACGTCAAGGGGGAGAGTAGAGGGGAGACGTCTTCTATGGAAAAAACAAGAATGGACAAGACCTTGAAGAATCCTTCAGAGATGTG CAGCAGCAGCGGTCCGTACCCTCCGGAGAAATACGTCAGAAGGGTCAAGAGGAAAGTCAGAGGTAAAAAAAGCAACAGGACGGACACGCTGGCCTGCTGGACGACGTATGAGCAGTTCCAGGAGATGAGTCG
- the EFCAB12 gene encoding EF-hand calcium-binding domain-containing protein 12 isoform X2, which produces MAKEVSFQDLTTDNGAIRWKQRDLSQTHFFKVASRTFGPPKSRTRRIIAPPMEKLETEELKEETPASSGNVIMSPGDWMTRNGEGHDTKRSVTDWISERKNLRTQLDNMGDVGRWLQGKPELTDLERRVRDKMAERQIVRHMTRENSQDVDEGCRVSKSAQPRVITPDIQQPSPQALAILDYYLHQRRLRLVDLYNQTNKSKKKEISSKDLKSVRKETRIPISDGQFDDLVVSLGSKHPNHINYKELSVGRHLWWKKTRDERRKGVSVDPVVVKSFSPPGEVQPEPSVSGSPDSRMDSIWRSRHISSVQSDSSKSQFLQVPPISLDEMRPLSYEDMEEIGKNYREQRRRAQSNTRLLEWLEQCRLVRTGNGAVDGHALPSTLGEEAAELVEQFRRQGLQQYHKILKLCKASGVPLTETLLEQALLYPGDKLICESEEHLQLRQPGTALSSKENVKGESRGETSSMEKTRMDKTLKNPSEMCSSGPYPPEKYVRRVKRKVRGKKSNRTDTLACWTTYEQFQEMSRNLGHRFPHCFYTCDDDAFWPGRLLEKLRVYLPHVTNASGS; this is translated from the exons ATGGCCAAAGAGGTTTCCTTCCAAGATCTGACGACAGACAACGGGGCCATAAGGTGGAAGCAGCGAGACTTGTCCCAGACTCATTTTTTCAAGGTGGCCTCCAGGACGTTTGGTCCTCCGAAGTCAAGGACACGACGAATCATTGCTCCCCCCATGGAAAAACTTGAGACAGAAGAATTGAAGGAGGAGACGCCAGCATCCTCTGGGAACGTCATCATGTCACCAGGGGATTGGATGACACGCAACGGAGAGGGACATGACACCAAGAGGAGCGTCACAGACTGGATATCAGAGAGGAAGAACCTGAGGACCCAGCTGGAcaatatgggggatgtggggaggTGGCTACAAGGAAAACCAGAACTGACTGATCTAGAGAGACGCGTCCGGGACAAGATGGCAGAGAGACAGATCGTGagacacatgaccagggagaatAGTCAGGATGTG GATGAAGGCTGTAGAGTGTCAAAGAGCGCACAGCCCCGTGTCATCACCCCTGACATCCAGCAACCCAGCCCCCAAGCCCTGGCCATACTGGACTATTACCTGCACCAACGCCGACTGCGCCTCGTAGACCTATATAACCAGACAAACAAAAGCAAGAAGAAGGAAATATCCAGTAAAGATCTGAAGTCTGTGAGAAAAGAG ACTCGGATCCCtatcagtgatggtcagtttGATGATCTGGTTGTGTCACTCGGCAGCAAACATCCCAATCACATTAATTACAAGGAGCTGTCAGTGGGGCGACATTTATGGTGGAAGAAAACGAGAGACGAGCGAAGGAAAGGAGTGTCGGTGGACCCGG TGGTTGTAaaatccttctctcctcctggtgaggtGCAGCCTGAGCCGTCAGTTTCCGGATCTCCTGATAGCAGAATGGATTCCATATGGAGATCCCGTCACATCAGCAGCGTACAAAGTGACAGCAGCAAATCACAGTTCTTACAGGTGCCCCCGATTAGCCTGGACGAGATGAGACCCCTCAGCTACGAGGACATGGAAGAGATTGGAAAGAATTATAGGGAACAGAGGCGAAGGGCACAG AGCAACACCCGTCTATTGGAGTGGCTGGAGCAGTGCCGCCTGGTGCGCACCGGTAATGGCGCCGTAGACGGCCACGCTCTGCCCTCTACACTGGGCGAGGAGGCAGCCGAGCTGGTGGAGCAGTTTAGAAGACAGGGCCTGCAGCAGTACCACAAGATCCTCAAACTGTGCAAGGCTTCTGGGGTGCCCCTCACCGAAACGCTGCTGGAACAAG CTTTATTATATCCCGGGGATAAGCTGATTTGTGAATCCGAGGAACATCTTCAGCTCCGGCAGCCGGGGACCGCGCTCTCATCCAAGGAGAACGTCAAGGGGGAGAGTAGAGGGGAGACGTCTTCTATGGAAAAAACAAGAATGGACAAGACCTTGAAGAATCCTTCAGAGATGTG CAGCAGCGGTCCGTACCCTCCGGAGAAATACGTCAGAAGGGTCAAGAGGAAAGTCAGAGGTAAAAAAAGCAACAGGACGGACACGCTGGCCTGCTGGACGACGTATGAGCAGTTCCAGGAGATGAGTCG